GGTGGATCAGATTGATTGCCGCATTATTCTTGATAAGTATATGTGTTTAATTCAGGAGAGGATGACTGGAAGGAAGCTTGGGGACGGAATCAGATGTAGAGGGTTATGGTACCTGGACCGAGAGAAGCCTAAGTTGCTAGGATACTCAGTGGTGCTCGCAGCGGTCCAAGGTGATAAAGAGAGCAAGGCCATGATCCATCATTGTCGAATGGGGCACATTTCCTTTGATAAGATGAGCAAAGTTTGTCCTGATGTAATGAGTAGAGTAGACATGAACAAACTGAAATGTGATGCATGTGAGTATGCTAAACATACCAGAACATCTTATGTGAGTAAGGGGCTGAGAAGTATAGCTCCCTTCGCTCTTGTGCACTCTGATGTATGGACATGTCCTACTATGTCGATTAGTGGAATGAAATATTTTGTAACCTTCATTGATTGTTATACCCGCATGACCTGGGTGTATCTTTTACGCCACAAAGATGAGGTGTTTCAATGCTTTCAGGACTTCTGTGCATATGTAAACACTCAATTTAGGGTGCAGGTACAAATGCTCAGATCTGATAATGGGACAGAGTATGTTAACAACAGATTTGGCAGATTCTTATCCGAGAAAGGTATCATGCATCAAACTTCCTGCCCAGATACTCCTCCCCAAAATGGAGTAGCTGAAAGAAAGAATCGACACATATTAGAGGTAACTCGCTCTCTCATGTACACTATGAATGTACCAAAATTTCTATGGAGTGAGGCAGTTCTAACTGCTACCTTTCTTATTAATCGCATGCCTTCACGGATTTTGGGCATGAAATCGCCATGTGAACTTTTATTTGGAGAAAACAAATTTCCTGTTGCCCCCAAGGTCTTCGGCTGTACTTGCTTTGTCAGGGATCACAGACCATCAGCAAGTAAGCTTGATCCCAAGGCTGTGAAATGCATTTTTATTGGCTATCCTCCCGGACAACAAGGATATAAATGTTGGAATCCAACTGAGCGCAGAACTTTTGTGAGTATGGATGTCACCTTTCGTGAATCTGAACCCTTTTATGGTGAGCAAACAGACTTAAGCATATTGTTTGAAGGTCTTGATCATCTGTCACAGTTGAGCGCTGATCAAGAGGGGGAGAATACAAACGGTACAGTCACACCTGCAGAAAATTACGATGCAACAACAAAGGGTCAACCTTCTCCGCTGGTGATTGGATCGGATCTGATCTCTTCAGAGTCTGAAGCTGATGGTGCCCATGTAACTGCACCACAACAGGGTGCCCATGTAACTGCTTTACAACAGGGCCAAGAAAAGCAACTTCAAGTGTACACAAGGAGGCGACGTCAGAATGTTGAACAGGGGGAGAATGCTGAACAGGGGGGGGAAGATAATTTGGTACAGGGGTCACAAATACAAGAGGAAGAACAATATGCTGAAGACAGACAATCTGCTGAAGATAGTTCATCGAGTGCACCGTTGGAGGTGAACTCAAATATCACTAGAGGATCGGCAGACCTACCAATTGCACTAAGAAAGGGGACTAGAGCAGCTACAAGCAGACCTGTGAAGAAATATGGGTTTAATGTTCATGATATCAGCAACTATGTGTCTTATGAAGCCTTGTCACCCTCCCATCTGGCATTTGTTGCGTCTCTCCAATTAGTGCATATTCCTACTGATTGGACAGTTGCAAAACAAGATCCTAAATGGTGTGTTGCTATGAGAGAAGAGTTGGAAGCATTAAGGAAGAATCAAACTTGGGAGTTGACTACCTTACCAGATGGAAAGAAAGCTGTTGGATGCAAGTGGGTGTTTACAGTCAAACAAAGTCCGGAGGGAAAGATAGAAAGGTATAAGGCAAGGTTGGTTGCAAGGGGATATAGTCAAACATATGGGATTGACTATGACGAAACCTTTGCCCCTGTGGCGAAAATGAACACTGTGAGGATCTTGATATCTTGTGCAGTTAATTTTGGATGGCCACTACATCAGCTTGATGTGAAGAATGCCTTCTTGCATGGTGACCTTCAGGAAGAGGTGTATATGGAGGTGCCACCAGGAATGGCTGCTGCTGAAA
This region of Lolium perenne isolate Kyuss_39 chromosome 2, Kyuss_2.0, whole genome shotgun sequence genomic DNA includes:
- the LOC127330937 gene encoding retrovirus-related Pol polyprotein from transposon TNT 1-94 → MNSKEKRASGSLLILSTPKERMTGRKLGDGIRCRGLWYLDREKPKLLGYSVVLAAVQGDKESKAMIHHCRMGHISFDKMSKVCPDVMSRVDMNKLKCDACEYAKHTRTSYVSKGLRSIAPFALVHSDVWTCPTMSISGMKYFVTFIDCYTRMTWVYLLRHKDEVFQCFQDFCAYVNTQFRVQVQMLRSDNGTEYVNNRFGRFLSEKGIMHQTSCPDTPPQNGVAERKNRHILEVTRSLMYTMNVPKFLWSEAVLTATFLINRMPSRILGMKSPCELLFGENKFPVAPKVFGCTCFVRDHRPSASKLDPKAVKCIFIGYPPGQQGYKCWNPTERRTFVSMDVTFRESEPFYGEQTDLSILFEGLDHLSQLSADQEGENTNGTVTPAENYDATTKGQPSPLVIGSDLISSESEADGAHVTAPQQGAHVTALQQGQEKQLQVYTRRRRQNVEQGENAEQGGEDNLVQGSQIQEEEQYAEDRQSAEDSSSSAPLEVNSNITRGSADLPIALRKGTRAATSRPVKKYGFNVHDISNYVSYEALSPSHLAFVASLQLVHIPTDWTVAKQDPKWCVAMREELEALRKNQTWELTTLPDGKKAVGCKWVFTVKQSPEGKIERYKARLVARGYSQTYGIDYDETFAPVAKMNTVRILISCAVNFGWPLHQLDVKNAFLHGDLQEEVYMEVPPGMAAAENGGKVCKLKKALYGLKQSPRAWFDRFRRAVCAMGYRQCNGDHTVFYRHSNQRITILAVYVDDIIITGDDEAEILRLKKCLSRVFEVKDLGQLRNDAVSSSRNPH